Proteins encoded together in one Rhipicephalus sanguineus isolate Rsan-2018 chromosome 9, BIME_Rsan_1.4, whole genome shotgun sequence window:
- the LOC119404017 gene encoding uncharacterized protein LOC119404017, which produces MLPRALLVRSRHCSGCLRASTSAPGSHDVESDTSKSQERFGKHEASEVAFSPTRLEDITHNYARASDDEAASVPAEHVGENADAYSCGSNVSLYAHMQSNVPEPFEAESPEAPTSLNMPGGGGQSTSYMYLSGKRSSAK; this is translated from the coding sequence ATGCTgccacgagctctgctggtgcGATCGCGCCACTGTAGTGGCTGCCTTCGAGCCAGTACCTCTGCACCGGGCTCACACGACGTCGAGAGCGACACGTCCAAGAGCCAGGAGCGTTTCGGCAAGCACGAAGCGAGCGAGGTCGCCTTCAGCCCGACTCGGCTCGAGGACATCACGCACAACTACGCGAGGGCCAGTGACGACGAGGCCGCCTCCGTACCCGCAGAGCACGTTGGCGAAAATGCGGATGCCTACAGCTGCGGCAGTAACGTGAGCCTCTACGCACACATGCAGAGCAACGTGCCGGAGCCTTTCGAGGCCGAGTCGCCCGAAGCACCGACCAGCCTCAACATGCCCGGAGGCGGCGGACAATCTACGTCGTACATGTATCTCTCTGGAAAACGAAGCTCCGCAAAATAG